The Hyperolius riggenbachi isolate aHypRig1 chromosome 3, aHypRig1.pri, whole genome shotgun sequence genome window below encodes:
- the LOC137561932 gene encoding olfactory receptor 1496-like, translating into MIGCHVSADCEAKFKNNQTRITEVILLGFQSSQVVRIFLFALIFVIYICALCGNLLIITLVFYSKTLHTPMYFFINQLSISDIMLTSDIAPNYLYTMHQENRTMSFTKCISQQYIFAVTEGSECLLLTVMSYDRYMAICNPLHYNLIMSPLFCTKLSIITWLLSIFLMMISTITMACLNFCGPNIVDHFYCDVLPLLRLSCSDTFVVQLEIVLSSMVVLFLPFFFIILSYSYIITTILKIPSTVGKQKAFSTCSSHLIVVSIFYVTLICTYVLPTSRSFNLNKLLSLLYTLGTPLINPMIYSLRNKDIKTTFEKVMTRLLI; encoded by the exons atgattggctgccatgtgtctgctgactgtgag GCCAAGTTTAAGAACAACCAGACTAGGATCACAGAAGTCATCCTCTTGGGATTCCAAAGTTCTCAAGTTGTCCGAATTTTCCTCTTCGCTCTCATTTTTGTGATTTATATTTGCGCACTTTGTGGAAACCTCTTGATCATCACTTTGGTATTCTATAGCAAGACTCTCCACACTCCCATGTACTTCTTCATCAACCAGCTCTCCATCTCTGATATCATGCTAACCTCAGATATTGCCCCAAACTATCTGTATACCATGCATCAAGAAAACAGAACAATGTCCTTCACAAAATGCATTTCCCAACAATATATATTTGCAGTGACAGAAGGTTCTGAGTGTCTTCTTCTGACAGTGATGTCTTATGATCGCTATATGGCCATCTGTAACCCACTACACTACAACTTAATAATGAGTCCATTGTTCTGCACAAAACTGTCCATAATAACTTGGTTGTTGAGCATTTTCCTAATGATGATCAGTACAATTACAATGGCGTGCCTTAACTTTTGTGGGCCAAATATAGTTGACCATTTCTACTGCGATGTTTTACCGCTTTTAAGACTTTCTTGTTCAGATACATTTGTTGTTCAGTTAGAAATTGTTTTGAGTAGTATGGTTGTGCTTTTCCTCcctttcttttttattattttgtcatATAGCTATATTATTACAACAATCCTAAAAATCCCATCGACTGTTGGAAAACAAAAGGCATTCTCCACTTGCAGTTCTCACCTTATTGTGGTCTCCATATTTTATGTGACCCTTATCTGCACATATGTTCTTCCAACCAGTCGGTCGTTTAATCTAAATAAGTTACTTTCACTGCTTTACACATTGGGAACACCCCTGATTAATCCAATGATATACAGTCTGAGGAATAAGGATATAAAAACAACCTTTGAGAAAGTAATGACAAGATTGTTAATTTGA